The Pseudomonas berkeleyensis genome includes a region encoding these proteins:
- the gspI gene encoding type II secretion system minor pseudopilin GspI produces MKGARGFTLLEVLVALAIFALVAASVLTASARSVRTASQLEDKTLAMWVADNRLTELQLADTPPADGRDQGQVEFAGRRWSWQSEIQATSEPAMRRVTLWVAVEERGVSGDLRERALVTLSGFLGAP; encoded by the coding sequence ATGAAGGGCGCGCGCGGCTTTACGCTGCTCGAGGTATTGGTGGCCCTGGCGATCTTCGCCCTGGTCGCCGCCAGCGTGCTGACCGCCAGTGCGCGTAGCGTGCGCACCGCCAGCCAACTGGAAGACAAGACCCTGGCCATGTGGGTGGCCGACAACCGCCTGACGGAGTTGCAACTGGCCGATACGCCACCGGCCGATGGCCGCGACCAGGGCCAGGTGGAGTTCGCCGGGCGCCGCTGGTCATGGCAGAGCGAAATCCAGGCCACCAGCGAACCGGCCATGCGTCGTGTGACGCTGTGGGTTGCTGTTGAAGAACGCGGCGTCAGCGGTGATCTGCGCGAGCGGGCGCTGGTGACCCTCAGCGGTTTCCTGGGGGCGCCATGA
- a CDS encoding ABC transporter permease: MLFDYNVVLDSLPLYFGGVLVTLKLLLVALAVGLLLAVPLAIMRVSRQALINFPAWLYTYVIRGTPMLVQLYLLYYGLAQFEAVRESFMWPYLSSATFCACLAFAINTSAYTAEILAGSLKATPPGEIEAAKAMGMSRGKLYRRILLPSALRRALPQYSNEVIMMLHTTSLASVVTLIDITGAAKTVSSQYYLPFEAYVTAGLFYLALTFILVRLFKLAERRWLAYLAPRKA, translated from the coding sequence ATGCTTTTCGATTACAACGTGGTACTCGACAGCCTGCCGCTGTACTTCGGTGGTGTGCTGGTGACCCTCAAGCTGTTGCTCGTCGCTCTGGCCGTGGGCCTGCTGCTGGCGGTGCCGCTGGCGATCATGCGGGTATCCAGGCAAGCGCTGATCAATTTCCCCGCCTGGCTCTACACCTATGTGATCCGCGGCACGCCGATGCTGGTGCAGTTGTATCTGCTGTACTACGGCCTGGCCCAGTTCGAGGCCGTGCGCGAGAGCTTCATGTGGCCTTACCTGTCCAGTGCCACCTTCTGCGCCTGCCTGGCCTTCGCCATCAATACCAGTGCCTACACCGCTGAAATCCTGGCGGGTAGCCTCAAGGCCACGCCGCCGGGCGAGATCGAGGCGGCCAAGGCCATGGGCATGTCGCGTGGCAAGCTGTATCGGCGCATCCTGTTGCCTTCGGCGTTGCGCCGCGCGCTGCCGCAGTACAGCAATGAGGTGATCATGATGCTGCACACGACGAGCCTGGCCTCGGTGGTGACCCTTATCGACATCACCGGCGCGGCCAAGACCGTCAGCTCGCAGTACTACCTGCCGTTCGAAGCCTACGTCACCGCCGGCCTGTTCTACCTGGCGCTGACCTTCATCCTGGTGCGCCTGTTCAAGCTGGCCGAGCGCCGCTGGCTGGCCTATCTGGCACCGCGCAAGGCCTGA
- the gspJ gene encoding type II secretion system minor pseudopilin GspJ, whose amino-acid sequence MMCGSAQRGFTLLELLIAIAIFALLGLATYRMLDSVLSADAVTREHERQLRELTRALSAFERDLRQVTVRPIRDGFGDPQPALHGDLTDATALELTRAGWRNPLGQPRAEVQRVRWQLSGEQWQRRYWRVLDRAQDSAPQIQQALDGVESLSLRYLDKEGQWQPDWPPANASGDGLLTDLPRAIELRLQHRRYGELRRLLRLPDLPAENRAGAPPESPDEVPQS is encoded by the coding sequence ATGATGTGTGGGAGCGCTCAGCGCGGCTTCACCCTGCTGGAGCTGCTGATCGCCATCGCCATCTTCGCCCTGCTGGGCCTGGCCACCTACCGCATGCTCGACAGCGTGCTCAGCGCCGATGCCGTCACCCGCGAACACGAACGCCAACTGCGCGAACTGACGCGCGCCTTGTCAGCTTTCGAGCGTGACCTGCGCCAGGTAACGGTACGGCCGATTCGCGATGGTTTCGGCGATCCACAACCGGCGCTGCATGGTGATCTGACCGATGCCACGGCTCTGGAGCTGACCCGTGCCGGCTGGCGCAACCCGCTCGGCCAGCCGCGTGCCGAGGTGCAGCGCGTGCGCTGGCAGCTCAGTGGTGAGCAGTGGCAGCGGCGTTACTGGCGTGTGCTGGATCGCGCGCAGGACAGCGCGCCGCAGATCCAGCAGGCGCTCGATGGTGTCGAGTCATTGAGCCTGCGCTATCTGGACAAGGAGGGGCAGTGGCAGCCCGACTGGCCGCCGGCCAATGCCTCCGGCGATGGCCTGCTCACCGACTTGCCGCGCGCGATCGAGCTGCGTCTGCAGCATCGGCGTTATGGCGAATTGCGTCGCCTGCTGCGCTTGCCGGATCTGCCGGCGGAGAACCGTGCCGGCGCTCCGCCGGAGTCGCCGGATGAGGTGCCGCAGTCATGA
- a CDS encoding ABC transporter substrate-binding protein, which produces MKKIALLGALALSLMSPLALAEKPLRIGIEAAYPPFAFKTPDGQIAGFDYDIGNALCEEMKVECKWIEQEFDGLIPALKVRKFDAVLSSMSITEDRKKSVDFTGKYYATPAKLAMKAGTELKDPLVDLKGKKVGVQRSSVYDRYATDIFAPAGAEIVRYSSQNEIFLDMQSGRLDATLADSVNIDDGFLKTDGGKGFAFVGPDFTDVKYFGEGQGIAVRKGDKALADKISAAILAIRANGKYKEVQDKYFDFDVYGE; this is translated from the coding sequence ATGAAGAAGATCGCACTGCTCGGCGCCCTGGCGCTTTCCCTGATGTCGCCCCTGGCGCTGGCCGAGAAGCCGCTGCGCATTGGCATCGAGGCGGCTTACCCGCCCTTCGCATTCAAGACTCCCGATGGCCAGATCGCCGGCTTCGACTACGACATCGGCAACGCCCTGTGCGAAGAGATGAAGGTCGAGTGCAAGTGGATCGAGCAGGAGTTCGACGGCCTGATCCCGGCGCTGAAAGTGCGCAAGTTCGACGCCGTGCTGTCGTCGATGTCGATCACCGAAGATCGCAAGAAGTCCGTGGACTTCACCGGCAAGTACTACGCCACCCCGGCCAAGCTGGCGATGAAAGCCGGTACCGAGCTGAAGGATCCGCTGGTCGACCTCAAAGGCAAGAAGGTTGGCGTGCAGCGCTCGTCCGTCTATGACCGTTACGCCACCGACATCTTCGCCCCGGCTGGCGCTGAAATCGTGCGTTACAGCTCGCAGAACGAAATCTTCCTCGACATGCAGTCCGGCCGCCTGGACGCCACCCTGGCCGACTCGGTGAACATCGATGACGGTTTCCTCAAGACCGACGGCGGCAAGGGTTTCGCCTTCGTAGGCCCGGATTTCACCGACGTGAAGTACTTCGGCGAAGGCCAGGGCATCGCTGTGCGCAAGGGCGACAAGGCGCTGGCTGACAAGATCAGTGCTGCCATCCTGGCCATCCGCGCCAACGGCAAGTACAAGGAAGTGCAGGACAAGTACTTCGACTTCGACGTTTACGGCGAGTAA
- the gspE gene encoding type II secretion system ATPase GspE, whose protein sequence is MNASLLETPLRRLPFSFAKRHGLVFVTHDGRASLAHRPDCDLVALAEAQRFAGRSLPLQVLDAQAFAQALGAAYQHDSASMQLAEDIGGSLDLASLADQVPETEDLLEQEDDAPIIRLINAILGEAIKENASDIHLETFEKRLVVRFRVDGILREVLEPKRELAALLVSRVKVMARLDIAEKRVPQDGRISLKVGGREVDIRVSTLPSANGERVVLRLLDKQAGRLSLQHLGMRAEDRALMEETVRKPHGILLVTGPTGSGKTTTLYASLVSLNDHTRNILTVEDPIEYHLEGIGQTQVNTKVDMTFARGLRAILRQDPDVVMVGEIRDKETAEIAVQASLTGHLVLSTLHTNSAIGAITRLVDMGVEPFLLSSSLLGVLAQRLVRVLCPSCKEPYAADAAECALLGVPASSPPTLYHARGCAHCHQQGYRGRTGIYELVVFDESMRTLVHSRASEQDMTRHARTLGPSIRDDGRRKVLEGVTTVEEVLRVTREE, encoded by the coding sequence ATGAACGCTTCGTTGCTCGAAACCCCGCTGCGCCGCCTGCCTTTCAGCTTTGCCAAGCGTCACGGCCTGGTGTTCGTCACGCATGATGGACGCGCCAGCCTGGCCCATCGCCCCGACTGTGACCTGGTGGCACTGGCCGAGGCGCAGCGTTTCGCCGGGCGTAGCCTGCCGCTGCAGGTGCTAGATGCCCAGGCGTTCGCCCAGGCACTGGGCGCGGCCTATCAACATGACTCCGCCTCCATGCAACTGGCCGAGGACATCGGTGGCAGCCTCGATCTGGCCTCTCTGGCCGATCAGGTACCGGAAACCGAGGATCTGCTGGAGCAGGAGGACGATGCGCCGATCATCCGTCTGATCAACGCCATCCTCGGCGAAGCGATCAAGGAAAACGCCTCCGATATCCACCTGGAAACCTTCGAGAAACGTCTTGTCGTGCGCTTTCGCGTCGACGGCATCCTGCGCGAGGTGCTCGAGCCCAAGCGCGAACTGGCAGCGCTGCTGGTATCGCGGGTAAAAGTGATGGCGCGCCTGGACATCGCCGAGAAGCGTGTACCGCAGGACGGGCGCATTTCGCTCAAGGTCGGAGGGCGCGAGGTGGACATTCGCGTGTCGACGCTGCCGTCGGCCAACGGCGAGCGGGTGGTGCTGCGTTTGCTCGACAAACAGGCCGGGCGACTGTCGCTCCAGCACCTGGGCATGCGCGCCGAGGATCGTGCGCTGATGGAAGAAACCGTGCGCAAGCCGCATGGCATCCTGCTGGTCACCGGGCCCACCGGCTCGGGCAAGACCACCACGTTGTACGCCAGCCTGGTCAGCCTCAACGATCACACGCGCAACATCCTCACCGTCGAAGACCCCATCGAATACCACCTCGAAGGCATTGGCCAGACCCAGGTCAACACCAAGGTGGACATGACCTTCGCTCGTGGCCTGCGCGCCATCCTGCGCCAGGATCCGGACGTGGTGATGGTCGGCGAGATTCGCGACAAGGAAACCGCGGAGATCGCCGTGCAGGCCTCGCTCACAGGCCACCTGGTGCTATCCACGTTGCACACCAACAGCGCCATCGGCGCCATTACCCGCCTGGTGGACATGGGCGTGGAGCCCTTCCTGCTGTCGTCATCGCTGCTCGGCGTGCTGGCCCAGCGCCTGGTGCGCGTGCTGTGCCCATCGTGCAAGGAGCCCTATGCCGCCGATGCGGCCGAATGCGCATTGCTCGGCGTGCCTGCCAGCTCGCCACCGACCCTGTACCACGCCCGTGGTTGTGCGCATTGTCATCAGCAGGGCTACCGTGGACGTACCGGCATCTATGAGCTGGTGGTGTTCGACGAAAGCATGCGCACGCTGGTGCATAGCCGCGCTTCCGAACAGGACATGACCCGTCATGCCCGCACGCTGGGGCCGAGTATCCGTGACGATGGCCGGCGCAAGGTGCTGGAAGGGGTGACCACGGTCGAGGAAGTGCTACGCGTGACGCGAGAGGAATGA
- a CDS encoding type II secretion system protein M, whose amino-acid sequence MSRTGLTESLQLHWQRSPLAQRWQTLPARDRLALMALSVFLLLVLFYLALWQPAQRHAQAARAAFEEQRALYAYMQSRAPQVQGRDLQPRASLDPVRLQGVVTASAAQQGLVIERLDAEGYGAVQVNLQPVAFAQLLRWIEALETQGVRVEEAGLDRAEENRVTARLSLRVDG is encoded by the coding sequence ATGTCGAGAACAGGGTTGACCGAAAGCCTGCAACTGCACTGGCAGCGCTCGCCGCTGGCGCAACGCTGGCAGACGTTGCCGGCGCGTGATCGCCTGGCACTGATGGCGCTGAGCGTCTTCCTGTTGCTGGTGCTGTTCTATCTGGCCTTGTGGCAACCGGCGCAACGCCATGCGCAGGCAGCGCGCGCCGCGTTCGAGGAGCAGCGGGCTCTTTATGCCTACATGCAAAGCCGTGCGCCGCAGGTACAGGGGCGCGATCTGCAGCCGCGTGCCAGCCTCGACCCGGTGCGTTTGCAGGGTGTGGTCACGGCAAGTGCGGCGCAGCAGGGGCTGGTGATCGAGCGCCTGGATGCCGAGGGCTATGGCGCGGTGCAGGTCAACCTGCAGCCGGTGGCGTTTGCCCAGTTGCTGCGCTGGATCGAAGCGCTGGAAACGCAGGGCGTGCGCGTCGAGGAAGCCGGACTGGATCGTGCGGAGGAAAACCGTGTGACCGCACGCCTCAGTCTGCGCGTGGATGGGTAG
- the gspL gene encoding type II secretion system protein GspL: MNPTWIFLPPEACHDLSVDLPVQRVTLDECRALSLAEALAELPVHWELVLPVEVVTACAVQLPTQKARWMRQALPFAVEELLAEDVELMHLALGEQLADGRHRVYALRANWLRECLALFAAQPPQAIRVDADLLPRQGSQLLWLHSRWLLGGEAPWRLALQAEDWPALAGRCPSPCIVSAPVGQALPEPVDEAHLLEDAHQWLVRQGGGADLAQGEFALRQSGDGWLRWRPLAGVLALCLFLQWGFNLAQGWYLQREADAYAASSEALYRELFPQDNKLINLRAQFDQHLAQSAGRDSPVLGLLAEVAAALHAEGAPQVQVNQLDYSATRADMSLQLQAPGFAELERLRERLEASGLSVQMGSASREAEGVSARVVIGG; this comes from the coding sequence ATGAACCCGACATGGATATTCCTGCCGCCCGAGGCGTGTCACGACTTGTCAGTGGATCTACCCGTGCAGCGGGTCACCCTTGATGAGTGTCGCGCCTTGAGCCTGGCCGAGGCGCTGGCCGAGCTGCCTGTGCACTGGGAGTTGGTCTTGCCGGTGGAGGTGGTCACCGCTTGCGCCGTGCAGTTGCCGACGCAGAAGGCACGCTGGATGCGCCAGGCGCTACCGTTCGCGGTGGAGGAACTGCTGGCTGAGGATGTCGAGCTGATGCACCTTGCGCTGGGTGAACAGCTGGCCGATGGTCGTCATCGCGTCTATGCGCTGCGCGCCAACTGGTTGCGCGAGTGCCTGGCGCTGTTCGCGGCGCAGCCGCCGCAGGCGATCCGTGTCGATGCCGACCTGCTGCCGCGCCAGGGCAGTCAGTTGCTCTGGCTGCACTCGCGCTGGTTGCTCGGCGGCGAGGCGCCCTGGCGTCTGGCCTTGCAGGCTGAGGACTGGCCGGCGCTGGCGGGGCGTTGTCCATCGCCGTGCATCGTCAGTGCGCCGGTTGGTCAGGCGCTGCCGGAGCCGGTTGACGAGGCGCATCTGCTGGAGGATGCACATCAATGGCTGGTGCGCCAAGGTGGTGGTGCCGATCTGGCTCAGGGGGAATTCGCCTTGCGCCAGAGTGGCGATGGCTGGCTGCGCTGGCGTCCGCTGGCCGGGGTGCTGGCGCTGTGTCTCTTTCTGCAGTGGGGGTTCAATCTGGCTCAGGGCTGGTATCTGCAGCGTGAGGCCGATGCCTATGCAGCTTCCAGCGAGGCGCTGTACCGAGAGCTGTTTCCGCAGGACAACAAGTTGATCAACCTACGTGCGCAGTTCGATCAACATCTCGCGCAGTCTGCTGGTCGCGACAGTCCGGTTCTGGGTCTGCTGGCCGAGGTGGCGGCAGCGCTGCATGCCGAGGGCGCACCACAGGTGCAGGTCAATCAGCTCGACTACAGCGCGACCCGGGCCGATATGTCACTGCAATTGCAGGCGCCTGGGTTCGCTGAGCTGGAGCGCTTGCGTGAGCGCCTGGAAGCGTCTGGCCTGTCGGTACAGATGGGCTCGGCCAGCCGTGAAGCCGAAGGCGTCAGCGCACGCGTGGTGATAGGAGGATGA
- a CDS encoding ABC transporter ATP-binding protein: MYKLEVQDLHKRYGSHEVIKGVSMAAKAGDVISIIGSSGSGKSTFLRCLNLLEQPHAGKILLNNEELKLVPAKDGSLRAADAKQLQRMRSRLAMVFQHFNLWSHMSALENVMEAPVHVLGMSKAEARDKAEHYLAKVGVAHRKDAYPAHMSGGEQQRVAIARALAMEPEVMLFDEPTSALDPELVGEVLKVMQDLATEGRTMVVVTHEMGFAREVSNQLVFLHKGLVEERGCPKEVLANPQSERLQQFLSGSLK, translated from the coding sequence ATGTACAAACTCGAAGTTCAGGATCTGCACAAACGTTACGGCAGCCATGAGGTGATCAAGGGCGTGTCGATGGCGGCCAAGGCCGGCGACGTGATCAGCATCATCGGCTCCAGCGGCTCGGGCAAGAGCACCTTCCTGCGCTGCCTGAACCTGCTGGAGCAGCCACATGCCGGCAAGATTTTGCTCAACAACGAAGAGCTGAAACTGGTCCCGGCCAAGGACGGTTCGCTGCGTGCAGCCGATGCCAAGCAGCTGCAGCGCATGCGCTCGCGCCTGGCGATGGTGTTCCAGCACTTCAATCTGTGGTCGCACATGAGCGCCCTGGAAAACGTGATGGAAGCGCCGGTACATGTGCTCGGCATGAGCAAGGCCGAGGCCCGTGACAAGGCCGAGCACTACCTGGCCAAGGTCGGTGTGGCGCACCGCAAGGATGCCTACCCCGCGCACATGAGCGGTGGTGAGCAGCAGCGTGTGGCCATCGCACGCGCTCTGGCTATGGAGCCGGAGGTGATGCTGTTCGACGAGCCGACCTCGGCGCTCGACCCGGAGCTGGTCGGTGAGGTGCTCAAGGTCATGCAGGATCTGGCCACCGAAGGCCGCACCATGGTGGTGGTGACCCACGAGATGGGCTTCGCCCGCGAGGTGTCGAACCAGTTGGTATTCCTGCACAAGGGGCTGGTGGAAGAGCGCGGTTGTCCGAAAGAAGTGTTGGCCAATCCGCAATCCGAGCGACTGCAGCAGTTCCTTTCCGGCAGTCTCAAATAA
- the gspG gene encoding type II secretion system major pseudopilin GspG yields MVVVVILGILAALVVPQVMSRPDQAKVTAAQNDIRAIGAALDMYKLDNHNYPSTQQGLEALVSKPSGNPPAKNWNKDGYLKRLPIDPWGNPYQYLAPGTKGAFDLYSLGADGKQGGSDLNADIGNWDL; encoded by the coding sequence ATGGTGGTGGTGGTGATTCTGGGCATTCTGGCGGCGCTGGTGGTGCCGCAGGTGATGAGCCGGCCGGATCAGGCCAAGGTCACCGCCGCGCAGAACGACATCCGTGCCATCGGTGCGGCGCTGGATATGTACAAGCTCGACAACCACAACTACCCCAGCACCCAGCAGGGCCTGGAGGCACTGGTGAGCAAGCCGAGCGGCAATCCGCCGGCGAAGAACTGGAACAAGGACGGCTATCTCAAGCGCCTGCCCATCGACCCCTGGGGTAACCCTTATCAATACCTGGCGCCCGGCACCAAGGGCGCCTTCGATCTTTACTCGCTCGGCGCCGACGGCAAGCAGGGCGGCAGCGACCTGAACGCCGATATCGGCAACTGGGATCTCTGA
- the gspK gene encoding type II secretion system minor pseudopilin GspK, with the protein MRRQHGVALITVLLVVAVVTVVCAGLIARQQLSIRSSANQLHVTQAWHYALGGETLAKAILERDLRQGDPRQPVDHPLEPWARPLAPFPLDEGGELRVRIVDPSGRFNLNSLVRQGRPNELAVLRLRRLLLRLGIDKPYAERLLDWLDTDSEPQGGNGAEDGQYLLATPPYRTANREISDVSELRLLLEMKEADYRRLQPFVSALPSDALLNVNTASSMVLSSLSDGLSPDAAVSLIAGRGAEGYPSAAAFAAQPALAGLGEQVVQGLAVGSQYFEVFSEVSLGERRVVLRSLLQRSNDGQVSVLARDLGQAGMPPRPIEEEQE; encoded by the coding sequence ATGAGGCGGCAGCATGGGGTGGCCCTGATTACGGTATTGCTGGTGGTCGCCGTGGTGACGGTGGTCTGCGCCGGCTTGATCGCTCGCCAGCAACTGTCGATCCGCAGCAGCGCCAACCAGTTGCACGTGACCCAGGCCTGGCATTACGCCCTGGGCGGCGAAACCTTGGCCAAGGCGATCCTCGAGCGCGACCTGCGCCAGGGCGATCCGCGCCAGCCGGTGGATCATCCACTGGAGCCCTGGGCCAGACCGCTGGCACCGTTCCCGCTGGATGAGGGCGGCGAGCTGCGTGTGCGTATCGTCGACCCCAGCGGTCGTTTCAATCTCAACAGTCTGGTGCGTCAGGGGCGGCCCAATGAGCTGGCGGTGCTGCGTTTGCGCCGTCTGTTGCTGCGTCTGGGGATAGACAAGCCTTATGCCGAGCGCCTGCTGGACTGGCTGGATACCGACAGCGAGCCACAAGGCGGCAATGGCGCCGAGGATGGCCAATACCTGTTGGCGACGCCGCCTTACCGCACGGCCAATCGCGAGATCAGCGATGTGTCCGAGTTGCGCCTATTGCTGGAGATGAAGGAGGCCGACTATCGCCGCCTGCAGCCCTTCGTCAGCGCCTTGCCGAGCGATGCGCTGCTCAACGTCAATACGGCCAGCTCGATGGTGCTCTCCAGCCTGTCCGACGGCTTGAGTCCGGATGCGGCGGTGTCGCTGATCGCCGGGCGTGGTGCCGAAGGCTATCCCAGCGCTGCCGCATTCGCTGCTCAGCCTGCACTTGCGGGGCTGGGCGAGCAGGTGGTGCAAGGGCTGGCGGTCGGCAGCCAGTATTTCGAAGTGTTCAGTGAAGTGAGCCTGGGCGAACGCCGGGTGGTCTTGCGCAGCCTGTTGCAGCGCAGCAATGATGGCCAGGTCAGTGTCCTGGCGCGTGATCTGGGGCAGGCCGGCATGCCACCACGTCCAATCGAGGAAGAACAAGAATGA
- the gspH gene encoding type II secretion system minor pseudopilin GspH yields the protein MIGVPAKTRGFTLIELLVVLVILGSLIGLAVFSTGIAGPGRELRSEAERLSGLIGVLLDEAVLDNREYGLSFTREGYRVLRYDPQRAEWQALDRQAHRLPEWAELSFEVEGEALSLATEDSAEAPQLLILSSGELTPFRLRMAERRRDGLRLQLSSDGFGLPRVEELGTGRAG from the coding sequence ATGATCGGCGTGCCGGCAAAGACGCGCGGCTTCACCCTCATCGAGCTGCTGGTGGTGCTGGTGATTCTCGGCAGCCTGATCGGTCTGGCGGTGTTCAGCACTGGTATCGCCGGGCCAGGGCGCGAATTGCGCAGCGAAGCCGAGCGCCTCAGCGGGCTTATTGGTGTGCTGCTCGATGAGGCGGTGCTGGATAACCGCGAGTACGGCCTGAGCTTCACTCGCGAAGGCTATCGGGTACTGCGTTACGACCCGCAACGTGCCGAGTGGCAGGCGCTGGATCGTCAGGCTCATCGCCTGCCGGAGTGGGCCGAGCTGTCCTTCGAAGTGGAGGGTGAGGCCTTGAGCCTTGCGACCGAAGACAGTGCTGAAGCACCGCAGTTGCTGATTCTCTCCAGTGGCGAGTTGACACCCTTTCGCCTGCGTATGGCCGAACGTCGTCGCGATGGCTTGCGCCTGCAATTGTCCAGCGATGGCTTCGGCCTGCCGCGTGTCGAGGAACTGGGCACGGGGCGTGCCGGATGA
- the xcpS gene encoding GspF family T2SS innner membrane protein variant XcpS: MAAFEYIALDGRGRQQKGVLEADSARQVRQLLRERQLAPLEVKATRSREQGSGQPRLGFARGLSARDLALVTRQLATLIQAALPIEEALRAAAAQSTNSRIQGMLLAVRARVLEGHSLAGSLKEFPAAFPELYRATVAAGEHAGHLGPVLEQLADYTEQRQQSRQKVQLALLYPVILMCASLLIVGFLLGYVVPDVVKVFVDSGQTLPALTRGLIALSDWVKAWGLVALVVLALAVFALRAALRDEAFKLRWHRFLLRIPLIGRLGRATDCARFASTLAILTRSGVPLVEALAIAGEVIGNRVIRGEVVVAAQKVREGGSLTRSLEATGQFPPMMLHMIASGERSGELDQMLARTAKNQENDLSAQIALLVGLFEPFMLVFMGAVVLVIVLAILLPILSLNQMVG, encoded by the coding sequence ATGGCGGCCTTTGAATATATTGCCCTGGACGGGCGTGGTCGCCAGCAGAAGGGCGTGCTGGAGGCCGACAGCGCGCGTCAGGTGCGCCAGTTGCTGCGCGAGCGGCAGTTGGCACCGCTGGAGGTCAAGGCCACGCGCAGCCGTGAGCAGGGCAGTGGCCAGCCACGCCTGGGCTTTGCCCGTGGCCTGTCGGCGCGTGATCTGGCCTTGGTCACCCGCCAGTTGGCGACGCTGATCCAGGCGGCGCTGCCGATCGAAGAAGCGCTGCGCGCGGCTGCCGCGCAATCCACCAATTCGCGTATTCAGGGCATGCTGCTGGCGGTACGTGCCCGCGTGCTGGAAGGCCACAGCCTGGCCGGCAGCCTGAAGGAGTTTCCTGCGGCCTTCCCCGAGCTGTACCGCGCCACGGTGGCGGCGGGCGAGCATGCCGGGCACCTCGGCCCGGTGCTGGAGCAGCTGGCCGATTACACCGAGCAGCGTCAGCAGTCGCGGCAGAAGGTGCAGTTGGCGCTGCTCTATCCAGTGATCCTGATGTGCGCGTCGTTGCTGATCGTCGGCTTTCTGCTCGGCTACGTGGTGCCGGATGTGGTCAAGGTGTTCGTCGACTCCGGGCAGACCCTGCCGGCGCTGACGCGTGGGCTGATCGCCCTCAGTGATTGGGTCAAGGCCTGGGGGCTGGTCGCGTTGGTGGTGCTGGCGCTGGCGGTCTTCGCCTTGCGTGCAGCCCTGCGTGACGAGGCATTCAAGCTACGTTGGCATCGCTTCCTGCTGCGTATACCGCTGATTGGGCGGCTGGGTCGCGCCACCGATTGCGCGCGTTTTGCCTCGACCCTGGCCATTCTCACCCGCAGTGGCGTACCGCTGGTGGAGGCGCTGGCGATTGCCGGTGAGGTGATCGGCAATCGGGTGATCCGTGGCGAGGTCGTGGTGGCCGCGCAGAAGGTACGCGAAGGTGGCAGTCTGACTCGCTCGCTGGAGGCCACCGGGCAGTTTCCGCCGATGATGCTGCACATGATCGCCAGTGGCGAACGCTCCGGCGAGCTGGATCAGATGTTGGCGCGTACGGCGAAGAACCAGGAAAACGACCTCAGCGCGCAGATCGCCCTGCTGGTCGGGCTGTTCGAGCCGTTCATGCTGGTATTCATGGGGGCAGTGGTGCTGGTGATCGTGCTGGCTATCCTGTTGCCGATTCTTTCTTTGAACCAAATGGTGGGATAG
- a CDS encoding ABC transporter permease, whose protein sequence is MLQGYGSTILDGAWLTVQLALLSMAVAVALGLLGAAFRLSPVKWLALMGETYATVIRGIPELVLILLIFFGGQDLVNRIAPLLGYEDYIDINPFVAGVGTLGFIYGAYLSETFRGAFMAIPKGQGEAGMAYGMSPLRVFFRILVPQMIRLAIPGLTNNWLVLVKATALISLVGLQDMMARAKSAGDATREPFTYILLAAAVYLAITSVSLLVLRYLERRYSVGVKAAEL, encoded by the coding sequence ATGCTTCAAGGCTACGGCTCGACCATTCTCGACGGTGCCTGGCTCACCGTGCAGTTGGCGCTGCTGTCGATGGCGGTTGCTGTCGCACTTGGCCTGCTCGGTGCAGCGTTTCGTCTGTCGCCGGTGAAATGGCTGGCCCTGATGGGCGAGACCTACGCCACGGTGATTCGCGGCATTCCCGAACTGGTGCTGATCCTGCTGATTTTCTTTGGCGGCCAGGATCTGGTGAACCGCATCGCTCCGCTGCTGGGCTATGAGGATTACATCGACATCAATCCATTCGTGGCCGGTGTCGGTACGCTGGGCTTCATTTATGGCGCCTATCTGTCGGAGACCTTCCGCGGCGCCTTCATGGCCATCCCCAAGGGGCAGGGCGAGGCCGGCATGGCCTATGGCATGAGCCCGCTGCGGGTGTTCTTTCGCATCCTCGTGCCGCAGATGATCCGTCTGGCGATTCCCGGCCTCACCAACAACTGGCTGGTGCTGGTCAAGGCTACTGCGCTGATCTCCCTGGTCGGCCTGCAGGACATGATGGCCCGCGCCAAGAGTGCCGGTGATGCGACGCGCGAGCCGTTCACCTACATCCTCCTGGCGGCGGCCGTGTACCTGGCGATCACCAGCGTTTCGCTGCTGGTGCTGCGCTATCTCGAGCGCCGCTATTCGGTCGGCGTGAAAGCCGCCGAGCTCTGA